A genomic segment from Necator americanus strain Aroian chromosome III, whole genome shotgun sequence encodes:
- a CDS encoding hypothetical protein (NECATOR_CHRIII.G10392.T6): protein MEREETLRKESRFADMILDHHRNDMFLAGLRTVIQEKKVQDVPAHVLDIGTGTGLLSLMAAREGADSVTAVEVFLPVADCARSIIQSSQWKDKITVISSRSTDLSSLTSKPNIIVAEVFDTELIGEGALRTFKEALENLVQPSCRVVPSRARVWVVPVESEFLTKYNRIPRICEGDQPLGDCPGTAAVYDVQLSQVHSHQFTRLSEPILAFSFDFESSDSIIYDETFDKIVTCKESGRIDAIMMWWDLDMDGKGEFWIDMAPKWATNDYHWRDHWMQAVYYLPHRVHVDRGTEITLKCSHDEFSMWFSVGEECFERVYCNCQLHTIASRQTIFSMNELLDNDLFRDAIKSVCEGRKTIVLGEGSLLFLLVAPVATSVTVVDSNPHFREILRRYVSYYKFHNVNVVESTTDVSADNDVVVGEPFYLSAMTPWQNLRFWYDLKSLREHLKKDIEVHPQTATLYGICERFDNLQNIAAPVGQVHGFDLSSFDDLSQKARQAVEAVVDIHSLWEYSGVTTSEKFEVLRFDLQEEPHDLNANFEILSTSGTNGVPLWMEWHIGNYTVTTGLKHEPRIGETPEWKEGVRQGVYLLSPSLLQKSNIRIDAHFDRRVGETISASGEIQLFFPFISFHRVLQKSVFFLVSSLGSAAEFLVIAFNIHRVLIFLRPRWIKRFYIGFSPIAAAYTISYGVLMAKDDTKELAAGLMEILVIPITVVVSIVCHVLIRNHFRKVGGFTEKVKRMQTRLSTSIYLQGVIHSVLVLGVALIIPFNLLVAVLTNDYGTMLTFAVYYNLESAANHPRVRRTREDSKYV from the exons ATGGAACGAGAAGAAACTTTGAGAAAGGA GAGTAGATTCGCTGATATGATTCTTGATCACCATCGCAACGACATGTTTCTGGCTGGTCTCCGTACTGTAATCCAGGAGAAGAAAGTGCAGGATGTCCCCGCTCACGTTCTAGATATAG GCACAGGAACGGGTCTACTTTCACTGATGGCAGCTCGAGAAGGGGCAGACAGTGTGACAGCTGTTGAGGTGTTTTTACCAGTGGCTGACTGTGCTCGTTCTATAATTCAGTCGAGTCAGTGGAAAGATAAAATTACT GTGATATCCTCGAGATCTACAGATCTGTCATCATTAACATCTAAACCTAATATTATTGTAGCAGAG GTCTTCGATACAGAGTTGATTGGTGAAGGAGCGTTGCGGACATTTAAGGAAGCGTTAGAAAATCTCGTGCAG CCTAGTTGTCGTGTAGTTCCGTCTCGCGCTCGGGTTTGGGTAGTTCCTGTTGAGAGCGAATTTCTCACGAAGTACAACCGCATACCCCGAATTTGCGAAG GAGATCAGCCATTGGGAGATTGTCCAGGGACTGCAGCTGTTTACGACGTACAGTTATCGCAGGTCCATTCTCATCAATTCACCCGTTTATCAGAGCCGATCTTAGCTTTCTC atttgattttgaatCTTCCGACTCAATTATCTACGACGAGACCTTTGACAAGATAGTAACTTGTAAAGAGTCAGGTCGGATCGACGCTATTATGATGTG GTGGGATTTGGACATGGATGGCAAAGGCGAGTTTTGGATAGATATGGCTCCAAAATGGGCCACTAATGATTATCAT TGGCGCGATCACTGGATGCAAGCTGTCTACTATCTTCCGCATCGTGTTCACGTTGATAGGGGAACAGAGATTACGTTGAAGTGCAGCCATGATGAATTCAGCATGTGGTTCTCCGTCGGCGAGGA ATGTTTCGAGAGAGTCTACTGCAATTGTCAACTGCACACAATAGCGTCGAGACAGACGATATTTTCAATGAACGAGCTACTTGACAATGATCTCTTCCGCGATGCGATCAAATCT GTTTGTGAAGGACGCAAGACGATAGTGCTTGGAGAGGGTTCGCTATTGTTTCTACTTGTAGCGCCTGTGGCCACTTCAGTTACTGTCGTGGATTCAAATCCTCATTTCCGAGAAATCTTAAGAAG ATATGTTTCTTACTACAAATTCCACAACGTGAATGTCGTCGAGAGCACAACTGACGTGTCCGCTGAT AACGATGTTGTCGTTGGAGAGCCATTTTACCTGTCTGCTATGACTCCATGGCAGAACCTTCGGTTTTGGTATGATTTGAAATCCTTACGTGAGCACTTAAAGAAGGACATCGAAGTTCATCCACAG ACGGCTACTTTGTATGGTATATGCGAGCGATTTGATAATCTGCAAAATATTGCTGCTCCTGTTGGGCAGGTACACGGATTTGATTTGTCATCGTTTGACGATCTGTCTCAG AAGGCACGACAAGCAGTAGAAGCCGTTGTGGATATACATTCTCTGTGGGAATACAGTGGTGTGACGACTAGTGAGAAATTTGAAGTGTTACGATTTGACCTGCAAGAAGAACCGCACGATCTCAATGCCAACTTTGAAATACTGTCAAC ATCTGGAACGAATGGAGTTCCATTATGGATGGAGTGGCATATAGGAAATTATACGGTTACTACTGGACTAAAACACGAACCACGTATAG GTGAAACACCTGAGTGGAAGGAAGGTGTGCGACAAGGTGTGTACCTTTTGTCTCCATCTCTGCTTCAAAAGTCTAACATTCGAATTGATGCCCACTTTGATCGACGAGTGGGAGAA ACTATTTCCGCTTCCGGCGAGATACAATTATTTTTCCCATTCATCTCATTCCATCGTGTACTACAAAAGTCTGTATTTTTCCTGGTGTCTTCATTGGGATCAGCCGCAGAGTTTCTTGTAATTGCATTCAATATTCACCGAGTCCTTATCTTTCTTAG GCCTCGATGGATTAAAAGATTCTATATCGGCTTCTCACCGATAGCGGCTGCGTACACAATTAGCTATGGTGTCTTAATGGCAAAAGATGATACT AAGGAACTAGCGGCAGGACTGATGGAAATACTTGTGATCCCCATTACTGTTGTCGTCTCCATTGTTTGTCATGTCCTTATCAGGAACCATTTTCGGAAAGTTGGTGGTTTcactgaaaaagtgaaacgaATGCAAACACGTCTATCCACAAGTATTTACCTCCAG GGTGTCATTCACTCTGTGCTGGTTCTCGGCGTAGCGCTCATAATACCTTTCAACTTACTCGTGGCTGTACTCACAAATGATTATGGAACTATGCTCACATTCGCTGTATACTACAACCTT
- a CDS encoding hypothetical protein (NECATOR_CHRIII.G10393.T1): MQNEFLSTCVHSCWSTDRDANSFTTCIQDIAKETFPLLMQRKKFPFASVETRSMYNSEPNARSTGDFSQERRLRRKPPRKLQQDRENEWISRTKEFENARESKNPRKAYELLKQYSGKMKRYSTVLNTAVTEYLLLTFLDFEVAFDSQRFSVCLLNALSTDRVPGKFVRLIDDLNQRATAAVRTPVGCTMPFDVELEKDKRQ, translated from the exons atgcagaatgAATTTCTGTCAACATGTGTccattcatgttggagtacggaccgcGATGCGAATTCCTTCACAACGTGCATCCAGGACATTGCAAAGGAAACGTTCCCATTGCTAATGCAGCGGAAAAAGTTTCCCTTCGCGTCTGTGGAGACAAGATCCATGTACAATTCTGAACCCAACGCCCGCAGCACTGGTGATTTCAGCCAGGAAAggcgtctgagaaggaagcCGCCTCGCAAATTGCAACAAGATCGCGAAAACGAATGGATTTCAAGAacaaaggagtttgaaaatgCGAGGGAGTCCAAAAATCCGCGGAAGGCCTATGAGTTATTAAAGCAGTacagcggcaagatgaaaagatattccacagtcctcaacactgctgtCACTGAGTACCTGttg TTAACTTTCCTAGACTTCGAAGTCGCTTTCGATTCTCAACGCTTCTCTGTCTgccttctcaacgcgcttagCACCGAtagagtaccaggaaagttcgttcgtcTCATTGATGACCTGAATCAACGagcaactgctgcagttcggaCACCAGTCGGATGTACAATGCCGTTTGATGTGGAACTGGAGAAAGACAAGAGGCAGTGA
- a CDS encoding hypothetical protein (NECATOR_CHRIII.G10392.T4): protein MAIKVDTGEVELRVVSAYAPQMGCSEEEKACFWEDLEQYVQSLESEEVLLIGGDFNGHVGSRKDGFESCHGGYGYGARNDDGLRILEYAVASDLIIANTQYRKRKSHLITYTSGGRETQIDFWMLRRRDRRLLQDSKVIPTDHVAAQHHLLVMDLKISRPRKRHPRTETQRIKWWNLKDRKEVFFASMAPSTLPHPTHSVEEMWLSTSSVIRLTAENTLGKTTLGKPKVQKATWFWNEEVQAAICEKKSKYKLWWRTRQPEDRGAYLAAKREAKKAVSKAKSDRYKAVYDMLDTREGERAVYRLVRARHRSTLDMEHIKIVKGADGAVLRRSGQILERWQEYYSHLCNEEFCHPPIPTVPSVEGPVLPITAVEVSAALAKMKSNKATGPDDMPVDFWKLLGDRGSMWLATLFNKIVAEGRTPDVWQTSVTVPVWKGKGDIADCTSYRPIRLLCHTMKVFERVLEARLRKIVSVSLNQCGFVKDCSTIDAIHAVRILLEKHREKNRSVHLAFLDLKKAFDRVPHELLWMSMGSHRVPEEYVRWTKLLYAKPTSVVRCAVGTSRPFPVRVGIHQGSSLSPLLFILCMDTITKEIQKQHPWTLLFADDVMLASESRDDLQKQVQSWKDQLQQYGLRLNTSKTEYME, encoded by the coding sequence atggctataaaagtagatacaggagaagtggaattgcgagtcgtctctgcttatgcgccacagatgggctgtagtgaagaagagaaggcgtgcttttgggaagatctggagcagtacgtccaatccctggaaagcgaagaagtacttttaatcggaggagacttcaacggacatgtcggttcccggaaagacggattcgagagttgtcatggtggatacggctatggagctcgtaacgacgacgggttgcgaatcctggagtatgctgttgcaagtgacttgatcattgctaacacgcagtatcggaaaagaaaatcgcatttgatcacgtacaccagcggcggtcgtgaaacacaaatagatttctggatgttacgccgacgagatcgccgacttctgcaggattcaaaagtcatccctacagaccatgtcgctgcccaacaccatctgctcgttatggacttgaaaatctcccgtccaaggaagagacatccaaggactgaaacacagcgcatcaaatggtggaatctgaaggatcgaaaggaggtatttttcgcgtccatggctccatctacacttccccaccctactcatagtgtggaggaaatgtggttgtctacttccagcgttatacgcttgaccgcggaaaacactctgggaaagacgactctaggtaagccaaaggtacaaaaggctacgtggttttggaacgaggaagttcaggcggcaatttgtgagaagaagtccaagtataagctctggtggaggacgcgtcagcctgaagatcggggtgcttacctagcggcgaagagggaggctaagaaggcagtctccaaggcgaagtcggaccgctacaaggctgtgtacgacatgcttgataccagagaaggcgagcgggcagtgtatcgtttagtcagagcacgtcatcgctcaacgttggatatggagcacatcaagatcgttaagggagctgatggagccgttctgcgccgctctggtcagatcctggagaggtggcaaGAGTACTACagtcacttgtgtaacgaagagttctgtcatcctcccatcccaaccgttcccagcgtcgagggtcctgttctaccaattactgccgtcgaagtcagtgctgccctcgcaaaaatgaagtcgaacaaggcaactgGTCCTGATGACATGCCTGTTgatttctggaagctgctaggagatcgagggtccatgtggctcgcaactctatttaacaagatcgttgcagaaggacggactccagacgtttggcaaacttccgtgaccgtgcctgtctggaaagggaaaggagacattgctgactgcacctcgtacaggcctatacgactgctctgccatacgatgaaggtttttgagcgtgtcctggaagctcgtctgaggaaaattgttagcgtttcactcaaccagtgcggttttgtgaaggactgcagcactatagatgctatccatgctgtccgaatccttctggagaaacatcgagagaagaaccgcagtgtgcatcttgcttttctcgatctcaagaaagctttcgaccgtgtcccacatgagctgttatggatgtccatggggtcgcatagagtaccagaagaatatgtgcggtggacgaagctgctttatgcgaagcctaccagcgttgtacgatgtgctgttggaacaagcaggccattccctgtacgagtagggattcatcagggttcatccctctcacctctgctgttcatactgtgcatggacacgataacgaaggaaatccagaagcagcatccgtggactctactctttgccgacgatgtcatgctcgcgtcggagtctcgagatgatcttcagaaacaagtgcagtcttggaaggatcagctgcagcaatatggattgcgcctcaacacatcaaaaactgagtacatggagtga
- a CDS encoding hypothetical protein (NECATOR_CHRIII.G10392.T2), which produces MGTKPAGRKRKYACSEQRNIVFLSQSARQDNWHFEHQLYVKNDMICTAIAYAVALEVEPPRWIKRFYIGFSPIAAAYTISYGVLMAKDDTKELAAGLMEILVIPITVVVSIVCHVLIRNHFRKVGGFTEKVKRMQTRLSTSIYLQGVIHSVLVLGVALIIPFNLLVAVLTNDYGTMLTFAVYYNLESAANHPRVRRTREDSKYV; this is translated from the exons ATGGGTACGAAACCAGCcggaaggaaaaggaagtaCGCGTGTTCAGAGCAGAGAAATATTGTGTTCCTCTCGCAAAGTGCACGTCAAGATAACTGGCATTTTGAGCATCAGCTCTACgttaaaaacgacatgatctGTACAGCAATTGCTTACGCGGTTGCGCTAGAGGTGGAACC GCCTCGATGGATTAAAAGATTCTATATCGGCTTCTCACCGATAGCGGCTGCGTACACAATTAGCTATGGTGTCTTAATGGCAAAAGATGATACT AAGGAACTAGCGGCAGGACTGATGGAAATACTTGTGATCCCCATTACTGTTGTCGTCTCCATTGTTTGTCATGTCCTTATCAGGAACCATTTTCGGAAAGTTGGTGGTTTcactgaaaaagtgaaacgaATGCAAACACGTCTATCCACAAGTATTTACCTCCAG GGTGTCATTCACTCTGTGCTGGTTCTCGGCGTAGCGCTCATAATACCTTTCAACTTACTCGTGGCTGTACTCACAAATGATTATGGAACTATGCTCACATTCGCTGTATACTACAACCTT
- a CDS encoding hypothetical protein (NECATOR_CHRIII.G10392.T5), translating to MEREETLRKESRFADMILDHHRNDMFLAGLRTVIQEKKVQDVPAHVLDIGTGTGLLSLMAAREGADSVTAVEVFLPVADCARSIIQSSQWKDKITVISSRSTDLSSLTSKPNIIVAEVFDTELIGEGALRTFKEALENLVQPSCRVVPSRARVWVVPVESEFLTKYNRIPRICEGDQPLGDCPGTAAVYDVQLSQVHSHQFTRLSEPILAFSFDFESSDSIIYDETFDKIVTCKESGRIDAIMMWWDLDMDGKGEFWIDMAPKWATNDYHWRDHWMQAVYYLPHRVHVDRGTEITLKCSHDEFSMWFSVGEECFERVYCNCQLHTIASRQTIFSMNELLDNDLFRDAIKSVCEGRKTIVLGEGSLLFLLVAPVATSVTVVDSNPHFREILRRYVSYYKFHNVNVVESTTDVSADNDVVVGEPFYLSAMTPWQNLRFWYDLKSLREHLKKDIEVHPQTATLYGICERFDNLQNIAAPVGQVHGFDLSSFDDLSQKARQAVEAVVDIHSLWEYSGVTTSEKFEVLRFDLQEEPHDLNANFEILSTSGTNGVPLWMEWHIGNYTVTTGLKHEPRIGETPEWKEGVRQGLDGLKDSISASHR from the exons ATGGAACGAGAAGAAACTTTGAGAAAGGA GAGTAGATTCGCTGATATGATTCTTGATCACCATCGCAACGACATGTTTCTGGCTGGTCTCCGTACTGTAATCCAGGAGAAGAAAGTGCAGGATGTCCCCGCTCACGTTCTAGATATAG GCACAGGAACGGGTCTACTTTCACTGATGGCAGCTCGAGAAGGGGCAGACAGTGTGACAGCTGTTGAGGTGTTTTTACCAGTGGCTGACTGTGCTCGTTCTATAATTCAGTCGAGTCAGTGGAAAGATAAAATTACT GTGATATCCTCGAGATCTACAGATCTGTCATCATTAACATCTAAACCTAATATTATTGTAGCAGAG GTCTTCGATACAGAGTTGATTGGTGAAGGAGCGTTGCGGACATTTAAGGAAGCGTTAGAAAATCTCGTGCAG CCTAGTTGTCGTGTAGTTCCGTCTCGCGCTCGGGTTTGGGTAGTTCCTGTTGAGAGCGAATTTCTCACGAAGTACAACCGCATACCCCGAATTTGCGAAG GAGATCAGCCATTGGGAGATTGTCCAGGGACTGCAGCTGTTTACGACGTACAGTTATCGCAGGTCCATTCTCATCAATTCACCCGTTTATCAGAGCCGATCTTAGCTTTCTC atttgattttgaatCTTCCGACTCAATTATCTACGACGAGACCTTTGACAAGATAGTAACTTGTAAAGAGTCAGGTCGGATCGACGCTATTATGATGTG GTGGGATTTGGACATGGATGGCAAAGGCGAGTTTTGGATAGATATGGCTCCAAAATGGGCCACTAATGATTATCAT TGGCGCGATCACTGGATGCAAGCTGTCTACTATCTTCCGCATCGTGTTCACGTTGATAGGGGAACAGAGATTACGTTGAAGTGCAGCCATGATGAATTCAGCATGTGGTTCTCCGTCGGCGAGGA ATGTTTCGAGAGAGTCTACTGCAATTGTCAACTGCACACAATAGCGTCGAGACAGACGATATTTTCAATGAACGAGCTACTTGACAATGATCTCTTCCGCGATGCGATCAAATCT GTTTGTGAAGGACGCAAGACGATAGTGCTTGGAGAGGGTTCGCTATTGTTTCTACTTGTAGCGCCTGTGGCCACTTCAGTTACTGTCGTGGATTCAAATCCTCATTTCCGAGAAATCTTAAGAAG ATATGTTTCTTACTACAAATTCCACAACGTGAATGTCGTCGAGAGCACAACTGACGTGTCCGCTGAT AACGATGTTGTCGTTGGAGAGCCATTTTACCTGTCTGCTATGACTCCATGGCAGAACCTTCGGTTTTGGTATGATTTGAAATCCTTACGTGAGCACTTAAAGAAGGACATCGAAGTTCATCCACAG ACGGCTACTTTGTATGGTATATGCGAGCGATTTGATAATCTGCAAAATATTGCTGCTCCTGTTGGGCAGGTACACGGATTTGATTTGTCATCGTTTGACGATCTGTCTCAG AAGGCACGACAAGCAGTAGAAGCCGTTGTGGATATACATTCTCTGTGGGAATACAGTGGTGTGACGACTAGTGAGAAATTTGAAGTGTTACGATTTGACCTGCAAGAAGAACCGCACGATCTCAATGCCAACTTTGAAATACTGTCAAC ATCTGGAACGAATGGAGTTCCATTATGGATGGAGTGGCATATAGGAAATTATACGGTTACTACTGGACTAAAACACGAACCACGTATAG GTGAAACACCTGAGTGGAAGGAAGGTGTGCGACAAG GCCTCGATGGATTAAAAGATTCTATATCGGCTTCTCACCGATAG